In Streptomyces sp. NBC_01707, a genomic segment contains:
- a CDS encoding molybdopterin-dependent oxidoreductase, with product MGDTRHSRASRFPFPSFPDRSRVRERLPSAPGFWRSPVRGVRFTAVLGLVLLVGLTLVFVTGLLSYAAYNPDLAAVNDKTPGKGLLGFYLFAWPTGPHWLYRLDQGVHVTGGIVLVPVLLAKLWSVIPRLFALPPVRSVGHALERVSLLLLVGGALFEFVTGLLNIQLEYVFPGSFYPLHFYGAWVFFAGFVAHVGLKLPRAVRVLRSGELRGEVDELTAPAPDAPTISRRGAFAMVGAGSLLLLVTSVGRSFDALRSTALLTPRGVADPGSGPNGFQINKTAASVRVTPADTGERWRLTVQGPSGEHTFTREQLLAMDQYSAALPIACVEGWSTSDQWWRGVRLRDLAALAGYPDRPPGVLVESVQRSGPFRRAALRDNQVRDPRSLLALAVNGETLSPDHGFPARIIVPAAPGVLNTKWVTRLTFGEL from the coding sequence ATGGGCGACACACGTCACAGCAGAGCATCCCGCTTCCCGTTCCCGTCGTTCCCGGACCGATCCCGGGTCCGGGAACGGCTGCCTTCGGCGCCCGGGTTCTGGCGCAGTCCGGTGCGCGGCGTGCGGTTCACGGCGGTGCTCGGTCTCGTCCTTCTCGTCGGGCTGACACTGGTGTTCGTGACGGGTCTGCTGTCGTACGCCGCGTACAACCCGGATCTCGCCGCGGTCAACGACAAGACGCCGGGCAAGGGGCTGCTGGGGTTCTACCTCTTCGCCTGGCCGACCGGGCCGCACTGGCTGTACCGGCTGGACCAGGGAGTGCATGTCACGGGCGGCATCGTGCTCGTGCCGGTGCTGCTGGCGAAGCTGTGGTCGGTGATCCCGAGACTCTTCGCGTTGCCGCCGGTCCGGTCGGTGGGGCATGCGCTGGAACGGGTCTCGTTGCTGCTGCTCGTCGGCGGCGCGCTGTTCGAGTTCGTCACGGGGCTGCTCAACATCCAGCTGGAGTACGTGTTTCCGGGGTCGTTCTATCCGCTGCACTTCTACGGAGCGTGGGTGTTCTTCGCCGGTTTCGTCGCCCATGTCGGGCTGAAGCTCCCACGGGCCGTGCGGGTGCTGCGCAGCGGGGAACTGCGCGGTGAAGTGGATGAGTTGACCGCTCCCGCCCCCGACGCGCCCACCATCTCCCGGCGTGGCGCGTTCGCCATGGTGGGCGCCGGATCGCTGCTCCTGCTGGTCACGTCGGTGGGACGGAGCTTCGACGCGCTGCGGAGCACCGCTCTCCTCACCCCGCGCGGGGTCGCCGACCCCGGGTCGGGACCCAACGGGTTCCAGATCAACAAGACGGCCGCGTCCGTCCGGGTCACCCCGGCCGACACCGGGGAACGATGGCGGCTGACCGTCCAAGGCCCTTCCGGGGAACACACGTTCACCCGGGAACAACTGCTGGCCATGGACCAGTACAGCGCGGCGCTGCCGATCGCCTGTGTGGAGGGCTGGTCGACCTCGGACCAGTGGTGGCGCGGGGTGCGGCTGCGGGACCTGGCGGCGCTCGCGGGGTACCCGGACCGGCCGCCGGGAGTGCTCGTCGAGTCGGTGCAGCGCAGTGGGCCGTTCCGCAGGGCGGCACTGCGGGACAACCAGGTACGCGACCCACGCTCGTTGCTGGCACTGGCGGTCAACGGCGAGACGCTGTCGCCGGATCACGGATTTCCGGCACGCATCATCGTGCCGGCCGCGCCGGGTGTGCTGAACACCAAATGGGTGACCCGGCTGACGTTCGGAGAGCTGTGA
- a CDS encoding SpoIIE family protein phosphatase → MQADAYADSRPPFDLAALATLIDGTTAGVGVLDTELRFLYVNPALERLNGIPAAEHLGRTVSEVLPHIDAREDMMRAVLADGKPREITSSGYTPAASGTARRYWHGAYHRLEVGGQVVGVAGIVLEVKASDEERRELEQAKRNLTLLDSAVDRVGTTLDMDTTCAELVDLVVPALADLATVEVFLPDVARPVRPAPPGMLRLRRAAISATAGLRDGVEEFGLTGEYIDYQEDSAVQRCLATDQPVIENLNDDMRLSCSAANPQRVVAYRALGMHSTVVVPLSVRGGPLGVLGLIRAGDSPAFSDEDVVIARELAGRAAVDLDHARRYAHEHTIALELQRSLLSEPRLPHPHIEVATRYLPADRGVMVGGDWFDVIPLPDGRHLKAMGDVMGHGVEAAVAMSHYRSLLRLLADELLPPHRILEQLDRMVERSGPDRAATCLLVVVDRYSRMCEVSSAGHLPPVFIDPVAGGTRLGDIAAGPPLGTGLGGYATTLVECAPGTVLFMYTDGLVERRGEDIDVSVRRLTELALPAGGSLDDLLDEALEKFGHGAEDDIAVLASRSRLPAPEQDIL, encoded by the coding sequence GTGCAGGCCGATGCGTACGCCGACAGCCGGCCACCGTTCGACCTCGCGGCCCTGGCGACGCTGATCGACGGGACCACGGCCGGGGTGGGCGTCCTCGACACCGAGCTGCGCTTCCTGTACGTCAACCCGGCTCTCGAACGGCTCAACGGCATCCCGGCGGCGGAACACCTCGGACGTACCGTCTCCGAGGTCCTGCCCCACATCGATGCACGGGAGGACATGATGCGGGCGGTCCTCGCCGACGGGAAACCCCGCGAGATCACCTCCAGCGGATACACGCCCGCGGCGTCCGGTACGGCCCGGCGGTACTGGCACGGCGCGTACCACCGGCTGGAGGTGGGCGGGCAGGTGGTGGGCGTCGCGGGGATCGTGCTGGAGGTGAAGGCCTCGGACGAGGAGCGGCGCGAGCTGGAACAGGCCAAGCGGAATCTGACCCTTCTCGACAGCGCGGTCGACCGCGTCGGCACGACGCTCGACATGGACACCACCTGCGCGGAACTCGTGGACCTCGTCGTACCGGCGCTGGCGGACCTCGCGACGGTCGAGGTCTTCCTGCCGGACGTGGCACGTCCGGTACGCCCCGCGCCGCCGGGGATGCTGCGGCTGCGCCGGGCGGCGATCTCGGCGACCGCCGGACTGCGGGACGGTGTGGAGGAGTTCGGGCTGACCGGTGAGTACATCGACTACCAGGAGGACTCCGCCGTCCAGCGGTGCCTGGCGACGGATCAGCCCGTCATCGAGAACCTCAACGACGACATGCGGCTCAGCTGCTCCGCCGCCAACCCCCAACGGGTCGTCGCCTACCGCGCCCTCGGCATGCATTCGACCGTGGTCGTGCCGCTTTCGGTGCGCGGCGGGCCGCTCGGCGTCCTCGGCCTGATCCGGGCGGGGGACTCGCCGGCGTTCTCGGACGAGGACGTGGTGATCGCCCGGGAACTCGCCGGGCGGGCCGCCGTCGATCTGGACCACGCCCGGCGTTACGCCCACGAGCACACCATCGCCCTGGAACTGCAGCGTTCCCTGCTGTCCGAGCCGCGTCTGCCGCACCCGCACATCGAGGTGGCCACCCGCTATCTGCCGGCCGACCGCGGCGTGATGGTCGGCGGCGACTGGTTCGACGTCATCCCGCTGCCGGACGGGCGCCATCTCAAGGCGATGGGCGATGTGATGGGGCACGGCGTGGAGGCGGCGGTCGCGATGAGCCACTACCGGTCCCTGCTCCGGCTGCTCGCCGACGAGCTGCTGCCGCCGCACCGCATCCTGGAGCAGCTCGACCGGATGGTGGAGCGGTCGGGTCCGGACCGGGCGGCGACCTGCCTGCTGGTGGTCGTCGACCGGTACAGCAGGATGTGCGAGGTGTCGAGCGCCGGGCATCTGCCGCCGGTGTTCATCGACCCGGTGGCCGGGGGGACCAGGTTGGGCGACATAGCTGCGGGACCGCCGCTCGGCACCGGGTTGGGCGGGTACGCGACGACGCTGGTGGAGTGCGCTCCGGGGACGGTGCTGTTCATGTACACCGACGGTCTGGTGGAGCGGCGGGGCGAGGACATCGACGTATCGGTGCGCCGGCTCACGGAGCTGGCCCTGCCGGCCGGCGGGAGCCTCGACGATCTGTTGGACGAGGCGCTGGAGAAGTTCGGTCATGGCGCGGAGGACGACATCGCGGTGCTGGCTTCACGGTCCCGGCTCCCGGCCCCGGAACAGGACATTCTCTAG
- a CDS encoding BlaI/MecI/CopY family transcriptional regulator produces the protein MDTAGASHPPHNELPHDNVPPAGHPSGGRRPRKRGQGELEAQVLAVLRSANGPATAGWVQEHLDGGLAYTTVITILSRLYEKKCVTRARQGRSYTWTSASDEAGLAALRMRRVLDGERDREAVLARFVSALSPGDEERLRALLAQTTEQDEG, from the coding sequence ATGGACACGGCCGGGGCCAGCCACCCCCCGCACAACGAACTGCCCCACGACAACGTGCCCCCGGCGGGCCATCCGTCCGGCGGCCGGCGCCCCCGCAAGCGCGGGCAGGGCGAGCTGGAGGCCCAGGTCCTCGCCGTTCTGCGCTCGGCGAACGGCCCCGCGACGGCGGGCTGGGTGCAGGAACACCTCGACGGCGGCCTCGCGTACACCACCGTCATCACGATCCTGTCCCGCCTGTACGAGAAGAAGTGCGTGACCCGTGCCCGCCAGGGCCGCTCCTACACCTGGACCTCCGCCTCCGACGAGGCCGGTCTCGCCGCGCTGCGGATGCGCCGCGTCCTGGACGGCGAACGGGATCGCGAGGCCGTACTCGCCCGGTTCGTCTCGGCGTTGTCCCCGGGCGACGAGGAACGCCTGCGCGCGCTGCTGGCGCAGACGACGGAGCAGGACGAGGGCTGA
- a CDS encoding cation:proton antiporter: protein MHDTTALLVELGSVILGLGIIGRFAGRIGLSPIPLYLLAGLAFGDGGLLPLGASEEFTAVGAEIGVILLLLLLGLEYSASELVTSLKTQYPSGVVDFVLNATPGAVAALLLGWGPVGAVALAGVTWISSSGVIAKVLTDLGRLGNRETPVILGVLVIEDLSMAVYLPLLTAMLAGVGLAGGSIALLVALGTVGFVLYLALRHGRLISRAVSSDNPEMLLLVVLGLTVLVAGVAQQLQVSAAVGAFLVGIALSGEVAEGARKLLTPLRDLFAAVFFVFFGLSTDPAQIPPVLLPALLLAVVTVFTKIGTGWYAARRAGIGSPGRWRAGGTLVARGEFSIVIAGLAVATEPRIGPIATAYVLILVIVGPLTARWTQPVAARIRKRRARRAGVSQGAVPVAHEEIPVVERASAVD from the coding sequence GTGCACGACACGACCGCACTGCTGGTGGAGCTCGGCTCCGTCATTCTGGGGCTCGGGATCATCGGGCGGTTCGCCGGCCGGATAGGGCTCTCGCCGATTCCGCTCTATCTGCTGGCCGGCCTGGCGTTCGGGGACGGGGGGCTGCTGCCCCTCGGGGCCAGCGAGGAGTTCACCGCCGTCGGCGCCGAGATCGGCGTCATTCTGCTGCTGCTCCTGCTGGGGCTGGAGTACAGCGCGTCCGAGCTGGTGACCAGCCTGAAGACGCAATATCCGTCCGGGGTAGTCGACTTCGTGCTCAACGCGACGCCCGGCGCGGTGGCTGCGCTGCTGCTCGGGTGGGGGCCCGTCGGGGCCGTCGCACTGGCCGGGGTCACCTGGATCTCCTCGTCGGGTGTCATCGCGAAGGTGCTCACCGATCTGGGGCGGCTCGGAAACCGGGAGACGCCCGTCATTCTCGGGGTTCTCGTCATCGAGGACCTGTCGATGGCCGTCTATCTGCCACTGCTCACCGCGATGCTCGCCGGTGTCGGCCTGGCCGGCGGCAGCATCGCCCTGCTGGTCGCGCTCGGCACCGTCGGATTCGTGCTGTACCTGGCGCTGCGGCACGGTCGGCTCATCAGCCGGGCCGTGTCCTCCGACAATCCGGAGATGCTGCTCCTCGTCGTCCTCGGGCTGACCGTCCTGGTGGCCGGGGTGGCGCAGCAGTTGCAGGTCTCCGCGGCGGTCGGGGCGTTCCTCGTCGGGATCGCGCTCTCGGGGGAGGTGGCGGAGGGCGCCCGCAAGCTGCTGACGCCGCTGCGCGATCTGTTCGCCGCCGTCTTCTTCGTGTTCTTCGGTCTCTCCACCGATCCGGCCCAGATCCCGCCCGTGCTGCTGCCGGCCCTGCTGCTGGCCGTCGTCACCGTCTTCACCAAGATCGGCACCGGGTGGTACGCGGCCCGGCGCGCCGGGATCGGGTCGCCCGGGCGGTGGCGGGCCGGTGGCACGCTCGTGGCACGCGGTGAGTTCTCCATCGTCATCGCCGGTCTTGCCGTGGCGACCGAGCCCCGCATCGGGCCCATCGCCACCGCGTACGTCCTGATCCTGGTCATCGTCGGTCCGCTCACCGCCCGCTGGACCCAGCCCGTCGCGGCCCGGATCCGGAAGCGGCGGGCCCGTCGGGCCGGTGTATCCCAGGGCGCAGTGCCGGTCGCTCACGAGGAGATTCCGGTCGTGGAGCGCGCCTCGGCCGTCGACTGA
- a CDS encoding cation:proton antiporter regulatory subunit, which produces MGTHRTTLPGVGVQYDYTTESGQHISVVVHHDGRRFIGFYERDDPDSCQLSVPLTPQEATALAHLIDAAPIDAVRTEGIDLVTEHIPLGSRSPYGGRLLGDTRARTRTGASIVAVLRTHSAHPSPGPDFRLAIGDTLVVVGTREGVDALSEIIAEG; this is translated from the coding sequence ATGGGAACCCACCGGACCACGCTGCCCGGAGTCGGTGTGCAGTACGACTACACCACCGAGTCGGGACAACACATTTCGGTCGTCGTCCACCACGACGGGCGGCGGTTCATCGGCTTCTACGAGCGCGACGACCCCGATTCGTGTCAGCTCTCCGTGCCGCTGACCCCACAGGAGGCCACCGCACTCGCGCATCTCATCGACGCCGCGCCCATCGACGCCGTACGGACCGAGGGAATCGATCTCGTCACCGAGCACATACCGCTCGGGTCGCGCTCCCCCTACGGGGGGCGGCTGCTCGGGGACACCCGGGCGCGGACGCGGACCGGGGCGTCGATCGTGGCCGTGCTGCGGACACACAGTGCCCACCCGTCGCCGGGGCCGGACTTCCGGCTGGCCATCGGGGACACGCTCGTCGTCGTCGGTACACGCGAGGGCGTCGACGCGCTCTCCGAGATCATTGCGGAGGGCTGA
- a CDS encoding GNAT family N-acetyltransferase — protein sequence MPTFEITTASADDIEMLGEWAHAEGWNPGRTDGQAFFATDPRGFLIGRLDGAPISSVSVVRYGSGSGFLGFYLTRPELRGQGYGIQVWRAGMDRLAGRNVGLDGVVAQQANYRKSGFRPAWTNMRWVGRPAEDIGVPPGLTLVDARSLPFDRLAVYDRRFFPAERDSFLAPWIAAPGRTALAAVGDDGELRGFAVMRPCRTSSRIGPLHASSPEVAAALVSALSATAADTEIAVDVPDINPAAVTLAEQLGLVPSFETARMYTGPMPDVDHTGLFGITSLELG from the coding sequence GTGCCGACATTCGAGATCACCACAGCAAGCGCCGACGACATCGAGATGCTGGGAGAGTGGGCCCACGCCGAGGGCTGGAACCCGGGCCGGACCGACGGCCAGGCCTTCTTCGCCACCGACCCGCGCGGCTTCCTCATCGGCCGGCTCGACGGTGCGCCCATCTCCTCCGTCTCCGTCGTCCGGTACGGCTCCGGCTCCGGGTTCCTGGGTTTCTATCTCACCCGCCCGGAACTTCGCGGCCAGGGTTACGGCATCCAGGTCTGGCGCGCCGGAATGGACCGGCTCGCCGGGCGCAACGTCGGGCTCGACGGCGTCGTCGCCCAGCAGGCCAACTACCGGAAGTCCGGATTCCGCCCTGCCTGGACGAACATGCGGTGGGTCGGCCGGCCGGCCGAGGACATCGGCGTACCGCCCGGCCTCACGCTCGTCGACGCCCGCTCGCTCCCCTTCGACCGGCTGGCCGTCTACGACCGGCGCTTCTTCCCCGCCGAGCGCGACAGCTTTCTCGCCCCGTGGATCGCCGCACCCGGGCGCACCGCCCTCGCCGCCGTCGGTGACGACGGGGAGTTGCGGGGGTTCGCCGTGATGCGCCCCTGTCGTACGTCGTCGCGCATCGGGCCCCTCCACGCTTCTTCGCCCGAAGTGGCCGCCGCCCTGGTGAGCGCTCTCTCGGCCACCGCAGCGGACACCGAGATCGCCGTCGACGTACCCGACATCAACCCGGCGGCGGTCACGCTCGCCGAACAGCTGGGCCTCGTACCGTCGTTCGAGACGGCCCGCATGTACACGGGCCCGATGCCGGACGTCGATCACACCGGGCTGTTCGGCATCACCAGCCTGGAACTCGGCTGA
- a CDS encoding serine aminopeptidase domain-containing protein, producing MADRRPPSAVVLLLHGGRETGLGPPPPGPLNLPALRMRPFARGVVRGTRDEPVDVAVQEVRYGHRGWNGSREDALHDAVRALDGVRREFGEVPVVLVGHSMGARAALRAAGHPLVRGVVGLAPWCPPGDPVTQLADRDVVLLHSNRDRVTSPQASQSLATRARRAGARSCLVTIRASDHAMLRRARAWHTMTTGLVRGLLGLSALPAAVDAALRLPLDAPASDGTLDYDRLRGRDSTATRRS from the coding sequence ATGGCGGATCGGCGACCGCCGTCGGCGGTGGTACTCCTTCTGCACGGCGGGCGCGAGACGGGTCTGGGGCCTCCCCCGCCCGGGCCGTTGAACCTTCCGGCCCTGCGCATGCGGCCGTTCGCGCGGGGCGTGGTCCGTGGGACCCGGGACGAACCGGTGGATGTGGCGGTACAGGAGGTCCGGTACGGACACCGCGGGTGGAACGGGTCCCGGGAGGACGCCCTGCACGATGCCGTACGTGCGCTGGACGGCGTGCGCCGCGAGTTCGGCGAGGTGCCGGTCGTGCTCGTCGGGCACTCGATGGGTGCCCGGGCCGCCCTGCGCGCGGCCGGGCACCCCCTGGTGCGAGGAGTGGTCGGCCTTGCGCCGTGGTGTCCGCCCGGTGATCCGGTCACCCAGCTCGCCGACCGGGACGTCGTCCTGCTGCACAGCAACCGTGACCGTGTGACGAGCCCCCAGGCCTCCCAGTCCCTCGCCACGCGGGCCCGCCGGGCGGGTGCCCGCTCCTGTCTGGTGACGATCCGCGCCAGCGACCACGCGATGCTCCGTCGGGCCCGGGCGTGGCACACGATGACGACCGGCCTGGTGAGGGGGCTGCTGGGACTGTCGGCGCTGCCGGCGGCGGTCGACGCCGCCCTCCGGCTGCCGCTGGACGCGCCGGCGTCGGACGGCACGCTGGACTACGACCGGCTGCGCGGCAGGGACAGCACGGCCACGCGCCGCTCGTGA
- a CDS encoding M56 family metallopeptidase, with translation MGVFVYLPLVLPLTALPVARLAEQHLHPRSATRLLAAVGTTLALCSTVCLALLMVVGTAQLPGNPLPDGWSDPEVRAAVPYEEKAGIVAIGVLAAVVVACGSAVHHHVRQRVRAARALRSLPEQPSAVAVLPDPAPYAYALPGSPGRVVVSTAMMECLTARERRALVAHERAHLTARHHRYLLATQLAARANPFLLPLRTAVAYNTERWADEAAAQATGDRRAVAGAVGKAALFAHRSPDALPALASVGPIPRRVAALLDPVPPTRLWPPSSAHVAFAGLVATAGTTVSALSSLNATVTLVRILHAATPL, from the coding sequence ATGGGCGTCTTCGTCTACCTGCCTCTCGTGCTGCCGCTGACCGCGCTGCCCGTCGCGCGCCTGGCCGAACAGCATCTGCACCCACGCAGCGCCACCCGCCTGCTGGCGGCCGTCGGTACGACGCTCGCCCTGTGCAGCACGGTGTGCCTGGCACTGCTGATGGTGGTGGGCACGGCTCAGCTCCCCGGCAATCCGCTGCCGGACGGCTGGTCGGACCCCGAGGTGCGCGCGGCGGTGCCGTACGAGGAGAAGGCGGGCATCGTCGCGATCGGGGTGCTGGCGGCGGTGGTCGTGGCGTGCGGGTCGGCGGTCCACCACCACGTACGCCAACGCGTCCGCGCCGCACGGGCCCTGCGGTCCCTCCCGGAGCAGCCGTCCGCGGTCGCCGTGCTGCCGGACCCGGCGCCGTACGCCTACGCGCTCCCCGGTTCCCCCGGTCGGGTGGTCGTGTCGACGGCGATGATGGAGTGCCTGACCGCGCGTGAACGCCGGGCGCTCGTCGCCCATGAGCGGGCCCACCTGACCGCCCGCCACCACCGCTACCTCCTCGCCACCCAGCTTGCCGCGCGGGCGAACCCGTTCCTGCTGCCGCTGCGTACGGCGGTGGCGTACAACACGGAACGGTGGGCGGACGAGGCGGCGGCGCAGGCGACCGGAGACCGGCGGGCGGTGGCGGGCGCGGTCGGCAAGGCGGCGCTCTTCGCCCACCGGTCACCGGACGCCCTGCCCGCGCTCGCGTCGGTCGGCCCGATCCCGCGCCGGGTCGCCGCACTCCTGGACCCCGTCCCGCCGACCCGGCTCTGGCCGCCGTCGTCCGCCCATGTCGCCTTCGCGGGACTGGTGGCCACCGCCGGAACCACGGTGTCGGCGCTGTCGTCGCTGAACGCGACGGTGACGCTGGTGCGGATCCTGCACGCGGCGACCCCGCTCTGA
- a CDS encoding MFS transporter, whose amino-acid sequence MARHARHAREPFEEERSVGGVSGTPSPARPAPRRERGPAHRWWVLGVIGLAQLMVVLDATIVNIALPSAQQDLGFSDGNRQWIVTAYALAFGSLLLLGGRIADLVGRKIVFLTGLVGFAVVSAIGGAAPGFEVLVVARALQGLFAALLAPAALSLLTTTFNVPNERAKAFGIYGAIAGTGGAVGLLLGGVLTEYLNWRWCLYVNLLFALIAFVGGARLLSAGAPAHRPKLDVPGTVLVSSGLFCIVFGFSNAESHRWSSPDTWGFLVAGGVLVAAFAWWQTRAAHPLLPLRVVLNRNRGASYLAMFIAGGGMFGVFLFLTYYLQRTLLYSPVATGLAFIPMVALMIATSMTTTNVLVPRFGAKPIVPLGMGIAAAAMVWMTGLDLTSGYVTHVLPNLLFLGLGLGMVFATVMNLATYGVAVRDAGVASAMVSTSQQVGGSIGTALLNTLATGAATSYLVGRPPTPANMAQAQLHSYATAYWWSAGYFALGLLITLVLYRRGAPRPQLVEDASPVRA is encoded by the coding sequence ATGGCCCGTCATGCACGTCATGCACGAGAGCCGTTCGAGGAGGAACGCTCCGTGGGTGGCGTGAGCGGGACCCCCTCGCCGGCTCGCCCCGCGCCCCGGCGTGAGCGTGGGCCGGCGCATCGGTGGTGGGTGCTCGGGGTGATCGGTCTGGCGCAGCTGATGGTGGTCCTGGACGCCACCATCGTGAACATCGCCCTGCCCTCCGCCCAGCAGGACCTCGGTTTCTCCGACGGCAACCGCCAGTGGATCGTGACGGCGTACGCCCTGGCCTTCGGCTCGTTGCTGCTGCTCGGCGGCCGGATTGCCGACCTGGTGGGCCGGAAGATCGTGTTCCTGACCGGCCTGGTCGGCTTCGCGGTGGTGTCGGCGATCGGCGGCGCCGCCCCGGGCTTCGAGGTCCTCGTCGTCGCCCGAGCCCTCCAGGGCCTGTTCGCCGCGCTGCTGGCGCCGGCCGCGCTCTCGCTCCTCACCACGACGTTCAACGTCCCGAACGAGCGGGCTAAGGCCTTCGGGATCTACGGCGCCATCGCGGGGACGGGCGGCGCGGTGGGACTGCTGCTCGGCGGGGTGCTCACCGAGTACCTGAACTGGCGCTGGTGCCTGTACGTCAACCTGCTGTTCGCCCTGATCGCCTTCGTCGGCGGTGCCCGGCTGCTGAGCGCCGGCGCCCCCGCCCACCGTCCGAAGCTCGATGTCCCGGGCACGGTCCTGGTCTCGTCGGGTCTCTTCTGCATCGTGTTCGGCTTCTCGAACGCGGAGTCCCACCGGTGGAGTTCACCGGACACCTGGGGCTTCCTCGTGGCGGGCGGTGTGCTCGTGGCGGCGTTCGCCTGGTGGCAGACGCGGGCCGCGCATCCGTTGCTGCCGTTGCGGGTGGTGCTGAACCGGAACCGAGGGGCGTCCTATCTGGCGATGTTCATCGCCGGTGGCGGCATGTTCGGCGTGTTCCTGTTCCTCACCTACTACCTGCAGAGGACTCTGCTCTACTCGCCGGTCGCCACCGGTCTCGCGTTCATCCCGATGGTCGCCCTGATGATCGCGACGTCGATGACGACGACCAATGTGCTGGTGCCCCGGTTCGGCGCGAAACCGATCGTGCCGCTCGGCATGGGCATCGCCGCGGCCGCCATGGTGTGGATGACGGGCCTGGACCTGACCAGCGGATACGTCACCCATGTGCTGCCCAACCTGCTCTTCCTCGGTCTGGGCCTCGGCATGGTCTTCGCGACCGTGATGAACCTGGCCACGTACGGGGTGGCGGTCCGCGACGCGGGTGTGGCCTCGGCGATGGTCAGCACCAGCCAGCAGGTGGGCGGTTCCATCGGTACGGCGCTGCTGAACACGCTCGCCACCGGCGCCGCCACGAGCTACCTGGTCGGACGCCCACCGACCCCCGCCAACATGGCCCAGGCCCAGCTGCACAGCTACGCCACCGCGTACTGGTGGTCGGCGGGCTACTTCGCCCTCGGGCTGCTGATCACCCTGGTCCTGTACCGCAGGGGCGCGCCCCGGCCGCAGTTGGTCGAGGACGCGTCACCGGTCCGCGCCTGA
- a CDS encoding tellurite resistance TerB family protein, which produces MALWDRIKESATTMQSQLEAKKNDLKSGAFRDASMAMCALVAAADGSIDPSERQRVASLIASNEVLQNFPADDLQRRFNEYVNKLTADFAFGKVSVLQEIGKAKKKPAEARAVIQIGIVIGGADGDFDKSEQAVVREACFALDLPPHEFDL; this is translated from the coding sequence ATGGCACTGTGGGATCGGATCAAGGAATCCGCGACGACGATGCAGTCGCAGCTCGAGGCGAAGAAGAACGACCTGAAGAGCGGTGCGTTCCGGGACGCGAGCATGGCCATGTGCGCTCTGGTCGCCGCCGCCGACGGTTCCATCGACCCGTCCGAGCGCCAGCGCGTCGCCTCGCTGATCGCCTCCAACGAGGTGCTGCAGAACTTCCCGGCGGACGACCTGCAGCGGCGCTTCAACGAGTACGTCAACAAGCTCACCGCGGACTTCGCCTTCGGCAAGGTCAGCGTGCTCCAGGAGATCGGCAAGGCGAAGAAGAAGCCGGCCGAGGCCCGCGCCGTCATCCAGATCGGCATCGTCATCGGCGGCGCCGACGGCGACTTCGACAAGTCGGAGCAGGCCGTCGTGCGCGAGGCGTGCTTCGCGCTCGACCTTCCGCCCCACGAGTTCGACCTCTAG
- a CDS encoding peroxiredoxin, translating into MGSSPQVGQPVQDFTLPGGTLTGDTFERSDYTLSAARGRTVVLAFYPGDNTTVCTKQLCSYSSGMETFTGLDAEVWGISPQGVDSHESFARTYGLRMPLLADTGREIARAYGITAPGIGVRRAVFLIGPDGVLRWKHVAVLGATFQSLDTLAEHIAGIKGPTGGLASPTPEQPADDGGTGTTD; encoded by the coding sequence ATGGGATCGTCACCACAAGTCGGCCAGCCCGTCCAGGACTTCACACTGCCGGGCGGAACGCTCACCGGAGACACGTTCGAACGCAGCGACTACACACTCTCGGCCGCCCGCGGCCGTACCGTCGTGCTCGCCTTCTACCCCGGCGACAACACGACCGTCTGCACCAAGCAGCTCTGTTCGTACTCCTCCGGCATGGAGACCTTCACCGGTCTCGACGCGGAGGTCTGGGGAATCAGTCCACAGGGTGTGGACAGCCATGAGTCGTTCGCCCGCACATACGGTCTGCGGATGCCGCTGCTCGCGGACACCGGGCGGGAGATCGCGCGGGCGTACGGGATCACGGCGCCCGGGATCGGGGTGCGCCGAGCCGTGTTCCTGATCGGGCCGGACGGAGTGCTGCGGTGGAAGCATGTCGCGGTCCTCGGGGCCACCTTCCAGTCCCTGGACACGCTCGCCGAGCACATCGCCGGCATCAAGGGCCCGACGGGCGGCCTTGCTTCACCCACACCCGAGCAGCCGGCCGACGACGGCGGGACCGGGACCACCGACTGA